The Ralstonia insidiosa genome contains a region encoding:
- a CDS encoding H-NS family nucleoid-associated regulatory protein has protein sequence MKEGHPPQPGREAAIAWIQEQMQTYALSVEDLQARGCFDLPPPPAGPIYMSADGQRWDGAGDMPDWLKRAVNAGQSIEHFRVS, from the coding sequence ATGAAGGAAGGCCACCCGCCACAACCGGGCCGCGAGGCCGCGATCGCCTGGATCCAGGAACAAATGCAAACCTATGCGCTGTCGGTCGAAGACCTGCAGGCACGAGGCTGCTTCGATTTACCGCCCCCACCCGCCGGCCCCATCTATATGAGCGCCGACGGTCAGCGTTGGGACGGCGCAGGCGACATGCCCGACTGGCTGAAGCGCGCAGTGAATGCCGGACAGAGCATCGAGCATTTCCGCGTAAGCTAA
- a CDS encoding DMT family transporter, whose protein sequence is MNDKTRGTVEMTTAMTISGTIGWFVVRSGQPVMDVVFWRCLFGALTLLAVCAGLGLLRGAITWKRAGIAALGGVAIVINWLLLFAAYPRASISIATAVYNTQPFMLVGLGALFLSERLTAAKLTWLAIAFVGVVLIVQVGPAAASGTDYLMGIALALGAAFAYAVAAIITKKLAGTPPHLIALIQVCVGVLMLAPLANLSHPPADAHTWVLLVTVGVVHTGLMYILLYGAIQRLPTHLTGSLSFIYPIVAIAVDILAFGHRLQLAQFLGAGAILLAAAGMNLGWSPYWWLRRWLRRWLRPGADSAAVK, encoded by the coding sequence ATGAACGACAAGACACGCGGCACGGTCGAGATGACCACCGCCATGACGATTTCCGGGACGATCGGCTGGTTCGTGGTCCGCTCGGGTCAACCGGTGATGGACGTGGTGTTCTGGCGCTGCCTGTTCGGTGCACTCACGCTGCTGGCGGTGTGCGCGGGGCTGGGGTTGCTGCGCGGCGCCATCACCTGGAAGCGCGCCGGCATTGCCGCATTGGGCGGGGTGGCCATCGTCATCAACTGGCTGCTGCTGTTTGCTGCGTATCCGCGGGCGTCCATCTCGATTGCTACGGCGGTCTACAACACGCAGCCGTTCATGCTGGTGGGACTGGGTGCCCTGTTTCTATCGGAGCGCCTGACGGCAGCCAAGCTGACCTGGCTGGCCATCGCCTTTGTCGGGGTCGTGCTGATCGTGCAAGTAGGGCCGGCGGCGGCTAGCGGCACGGACTACCTGATGGGCATCGCGCTGGCGCTGGGTGCGGCGTTTGCCTACGCGGTGGCGGCCATCATCACCAAGAAGCTGGCCGGCACGCCACCGCACCTGATTGCGCTCATCCAGGTGTGCGTGGGCGTGCTGATGCTGGCGCCGCTGGCCAACCTGTCACATCCGCCGGCCGATGCCCATACGTGGGTGTTGCTGGTGACGGTGGGCGTGGTGCACACCGGGCTGATGTACATCCTGCTGTACGGCGCTATTCAGCGGTTGCCGACGCATCTGACGGGGTCGCTGTCGTTCATCTACCCGATCGTTGCGATTGCCGTTGACATCCTTGCCTTCGGGCATCGGCTGCAGCTGGCGCAGTTTCTGGGGGCGGGGGCCATCCTGCTGGCGGCGGCGGGCATGAACCTGGGTTGGTCGCCTTATTGGTGGTTGCGTCGCTGGTTGCGTCGGTGGCTGCGTCCGGGGGCAGATTCGGCCGCTGTCAAATAA
- a CDS encoding Lrp/AsnC family transcriptional regulator, translating into MSTIDALDQRILDVLLTDSRSSLKQLAEQVGLSSPSVSERLRRLEERGVIRHYTVDIDPKALGYTLQAIVRVRPMPGKLHIVQKLIEEIPEIGECDKVTGEDCFIARLYVRSIDQLDHILDRVADHAETNTAIVKAQPVRRRAPPFVSAD; encoded by the coding sequence ATGAGCACGATTGATGCGCTGGATCAGCGGATTCTGGATGTCCTGCTGACCGATTCCCGTAGCTCGCTCAAGCAACTGGCCGAGCAGGTGGGGCTGTCGTCCCCCAGTGTGTCGGAGCGTCTGCGCCGGTTGGAAGAGCGCGGCGTGATCCGCCATTACACGGTCGACATCGACCCCAAGGCGCTGGGCTACACGCTGCAGGCCATCGTGCGCGTGCGGCCCATGCCGGGCAAGCTGCATATCGTGCAGAAGCTGATCGAAGAAATTCCGGAGATTGGCGAATGCGACAAGGTCACGGGCGAGGATTGCTTCATCGCCCGGCTGTATGTGCGCTCGATCGACCAGCTCGACCACATCCTCGATCGTGTGGCCGATCACGCCGAGACCAACACCGCCATCGTCAAGGCCCAGCCGGTGCGGCGGCGTGCGCCGCCGTTTGTGTCGGCTGATTGA
- a CDS encoding cystathionine beta-lyase, protein MGFRGHASAEAPPMHWHSQLVNPEPLAPGGFRSLATPVYRGSTVLFDNAAQVVDDWRHAQHGYTYGLYGTPTAIELGARIAQLERARHSFIVPGGQAAIALVYLACCGAGSHALVPFNAYGPNRAMADGLLKRMGIEVQTYDPLIGAGIAALIRPNTTLVWTESPGSVTMEVQDVPAIVAAAHARGVPVALDNTYTTGVYFDAFAHGVDISMQALTKYVGGHSDLLLGSVSVNSDAMFERVGSAFADLGMGASPDDCSLALRGLQTLGLRLERLQASTLAVARWLHLQDCIATVLHPALPSCPGHEFWRRDFTGATSVFSVVFQESVSAAQVNAFIDALRVFRIGMSWGGTSSLVMPYPDLARPNRHYRGRLVRLNVGLEAPEDLIADLRQAMAHAFTTQQAVTA, encoded by the coding sequence ATAGGATTTCGTGGTCACGCGTCTGCAGAGGCTCCTCCCATGCATTGGCATTCACAGCTCGTCAACCCGGAACCGCTTGCCCCCGGCGGCTTTCGGTCGCTGGCGACCCCGGTCTACCGCGGCTCAACCGTGTTGTTCGACAACGCGGCACAGGTGGTGGACGACTGGCGCCACGCCCAGCACGGCTACACCTACGGTCTTTACGGCACGCCCACCGCCATCGAACTGGGTGCGCGAATTGCGCAACTGGAACGTGCCCGCCATAGCTTTATCGTGCCGGGTGGGCAGGCGGCCATCGCGCTCGTCTATCTGGCCTGCTGCGGCGCGGGCAGCCACGCGCTGGTGCCGTTCAACGCCTATGGGCCCAACCGCGCCATGGCCGACGGCCTGCTCAAACGCATGGGCATCGAGGTGCAAACGTACGACCCGCTCATCGGCGCCGGCATTGCAGCACTCATCCGCCCGAACACAACGCTCGTCTGGACCGAAAGCCCTGGCTCGGTCACGATGGAAGTGCAGGACGTGCCGGCCATCGTGGCGGCAGCGCACGCGCGCGGCGTGCCGGTTGCGCTCGACAACACGTATACAACTGGCGTGTATTTCGACGCCTTCGCCCACGGGGTCGACATCAGCATGCAGGCGCTGACCAAGTACGTGGGCGGCCACAGCGACCTGTTGCTCGGCTCGGTCTCGGTCAACTCGGACGCCATGTTCGAGCGCGTGGGGAGTGCGTTTGCCGACCTGGGCATGGGCGCATCGCCCGATGACTGCAGCCTGGCACTGCGCGGCCTGCAAACCTTGGGGCTGCGGCTGGAGCGCCTGCAGGCCTCCACGCTTGCGGTGGCGCGCTGGCTGCATCTGCAGGACTGCATTGCGACCGTGCTGCATCCGGCGTTGCCGTCATGCCCGGGGCACGAATTCTGGAGGCGCGACTTTACCGGCGCGACCAGCGTGTTCTCGGTGGTGTTTCAGGAGAGCGTGTCCGCCGCACAGGTCAATGCATTTATCGATGCGCTACGTGTGTTCCGGATTGGCATGAGCTGGGGCGGCACAAGCAGCCTGGTGATGCCGTATCCCGATCTGGCGCGTCCGAACCGCCACTATCGCGGCCGCCTGGTGCGGCTCAATGTCGGACTGGAGGCGCCGGAAGACCTGATTGCCGATCTGCGGCAAGCCATGGCGCACGCGTTCACCACCCAGCAGGCTGTCACTGCATAG
- a CDS encoding Lrp/AsnC family transcriptional regulator, which produces MAAQKPLELDTFDIAILNAVQRCYTMPLRVIGEQVNLSTAAVQRRIKRMEEAGVIVGNVAVVDPERVAKPITVIVEVHAERTNTAAMVALKKALSGPEVQQCYYVTGEADFVLILNVATMTEYEALARRMFDDNDNIKWYRTAVVLNRVKVGLEVPLG; this is translated from the coding sequence ATGGCCGCGCAGAAACCGCTCGAACTCGACACCTTCGACATCGCCATCCTCAACGCCGTGCAGCGGTGCTACACCATGCCGTTGCGTGTGATCGGGGAGCAGGTGAATCTGTCGACCGCCGCCGTGCAGCGGCGCATCAAGCGGATGGAAGAGGCGGGCGTCATCGTCGGCAACGTGGCGGTGGTGGACCCGGAGCGGGTGGCCAAGCCCATTACCGTGATTGTCGAGGTGCATGCGGAGCGCACCAATACCGCAGCCATGGTTGCACTCAAGAAAGCGCTGTCCGGCCCCGAGGTGCAGCAGTGCTATTACGTGACCGGCGAGGCTGACTTCGTACTCATCCTCAACGTGGCCACGATGACGGAATACGAAGCCCTGGCGCGCCGCATGTTCGACGACAACGACAACATCAAGTGGTACCGCACGGCGGTGGTGCTCAATCGCGTGAAGGTCGGGCTCGAGGTGCCGCTGGGCTAA
- the ggt gene encoding gamma-glutamyltransferase, with product MQNPRTGMRWIAAAIASVSIAAVAPSYAASVAPVAAENGMVVSAQHLATMVGVDVLKRGGNAVDAAVAVGYALAVVYPAAGNLGGGGFMTIQLADGRKTFLDFREVAPKAATANMYLDKDGNVIKGASTKGHLAVGVPGTVSGMEYARQKYGTMQRAALIAPSIALAEKGFTLDQGDVDMLHTSTKDFQEDAASGAIFLNKGQPFQVGEKLVQHDLAKTLREISNKGTDGFYKGWVGEAIAASSKAGGGLITTADLTSYKTRELAPVECDYRGYHVVSAPPPSSGGVIICEMLNILEGYPLKELGWHSAQATHYQIEAMRHAYVDRNSYLGDPDFVKNPLDRLLSKDYAAKIRAVIDPKKAGVSKDIKPGVEPHEGSNTTHYSIADKYGNAVSVTYTLNDWFGAKVTAAKTGVILNDEMDDFTAKVGVPNLYGLVQGQANSIAPGKRPLSSMSPTIVTKDGKPVMVVGTPGGSRIITAVMLTMINAIDYDMNVQEAVDMPRFHQQWLPDVTNVEPYALSPDTRKVLTDMGHNLGAPQPANHLAAIIVGAPSLGGKPVGNNKFYGANDPRRNTGLAAGY from the coding sequence ATGCAGAATCCAAGAACAGGCATGCGGTGGATCGCCGCCGCAATCGCATCGGTCAGCATCGCTGCCGTTGCCCCCTCATACGCCGCCTCCGTGGCGCCGGTTGCCGCAGAAAACGGAATGGTCGTCTCCGCGCAGCACCTCGCCACCATGGTGGGCGTGGACGTGCTCAAGCGCGGCGGTAACGCAGTCGACGCGGCCGTGGCAGTCGGCTATGCGCTGGCCGTGGTTTATCCCGCAGCCGGTAACCTGGGCGGCGGTGGTTTCATGACCATCCAGCTGGCCGATGGCCGCAAGACCTTCCTCGACTTCCGTGAAGTCGCGCCGAAGGCCGCCACCGCCAACATGTACCTGGACAAGGACGGCAACGTCATCAAGGGCGCCTCTACCAAGGGCCATCTGGCTGTGGGCGTGCCGGGCACGGTGTCGGGCATGGAATACGCCCGCCAGAAGTACGGCACCATGCAACGCGCTGCATTGATCGCACCGTCCATCGCACTGGCTGAAAAGGGGTTCACCCTCGATCAGGGCGACGTCGACATGCTGCACACCTCCACCAAGGACTTCCAAGAGGATGCTGCTTCGGGCGCGATCTTCCTGAACAAAGGCCAGCCCTTCCAGGTGGGTGAGAAGCTGGTGCAGCATGACCTGGCCAAGACGCTGCGCGAGATCAGCAACAAGGGCACCGACGGCTTCTACAAGGGCTGGGTCGGGGAGGCCATTGCTGCATCGAGCAAGGCCGGTGGCGGTCTGATTACGACGGCAGACCTGACGAGCTACAAGACGCGTGAACTGGCGCCGGTCGAGTGCGATTACCGCGGCTACCACGTGGTCTCCGCACCGCCCCCGAGCTCGGGCGGCGTGATCATCTGCGAGATGCTGAACATTCTGGAAGGCTATCCGCTCAAGGAGCTGGGCTGGCACTCCGCGCAGGCGACGCACTACCAGATCGAAGCCATGCGCCACGCCTATGTGGACCGCAACAGCTATCTGGGCGACCCGGACTTCGTGAAGAACCCGCTGGACCGTCTGCTGAGCAAGGACTACGCGGCCAAGATCCGTGCCGTGATCGACCCGAAGAAGGCGGGCGTGTCGAAGGACATCAAGCCGGGCGTGGAGCCGCATGAGGGCAGCAACACGACGCACTACTCGATTGCGGACAAGTACGGCAACGCCGTGTCGGTCACGTACACGCTCAACGACTGGTTTGGCGCCAAGGTCACGGCCGCCAAGACGGGCGTGATCCTGAACGACGAGATGGATGACTTCACCGCCAAGGTTGGTGTGCCGAACCTGTACGGTCTGGTGCAGGGTCAAGCCAACTCGATCGCCCCGGGCAAGCGTCCGCTGTCTTCCATGAGCCCGACCATCGTCACCAAGGACGGCAAGCCTGTCATGGTGGTGGGCACGCCGGGTGGCAGCCGCATCATCACGGCCGTCATGCTGACCATGATCAACGCCATCGACTACGACATGAACGTGCAGGAAGCCGTGGATATGCCCCGCTTCCACCAGCAATGGCTGCCGGACGTGACCAACGTCGAGCCGTACGCGCTGTCGCCGGATACGCGCAAGGTGCTGACCGACATGGGCCACAACCTTGGCGCGCCGCAGCCGGCCAATCACCTGGCGGCCATCATCGTTGGTGCGCCGTCGCTGGGCGGCAAGCCGGTGGGCAACAACAAGTTCTATGGCGCTAATGATCCGCGTCGCAATACGGGTCTGGCTGCCGGTTACTGA
- a CDS encoding 4-hydroxyphenylpyruvate dioxygenase family protein has protein sequence MGRNADLPFKTAGLEFVEFATQEPTALGQMFQSFGFKAIARHVSKDVTLYRQGDMNFLVNAEADSFAYRWAEEYGVGICAIGIRVDDAQRAYDRAVELGAWPAEAEPIGPSELVIPAIQGVGDTHLYFVDRWRGKHGAKGGLGDISIYDIDFRPLDPATAHEDWHHAGVGLARVDHLTQTVGAGRLQDWIDFYRNQLGFSEIHELHTNWHVAPDSRVMVSSCGTIRIPLYEEGTHRAHLMHAYLPDHPGEGVQHIALATDDILHTAAALAANGLTFVEPPPHYYDTVDARLPGHGLDLGALRQYGILIDGEIVDGVPKLFLQTFVKRHPGEIFFEIVQRRGHHGFGEGNLPVLTAAA, from the coding sequence ATGGGCCGCAATGCCGACTTGCCGTTCAAGACCGCCGGCCTGGAGTTTGTCGAGTTCGCCACCCAGGAGCCGACCGCACTGGGGCAGATGTTCCAATCGTTTGGCTTCAAGGCCATCGCGCGCCACGTGAGCAAAGACGTGACGCTGTACCGGCAGGGCGACATGAACTTCCTCGTCAACGCGGAGGCCGACTCCTTCGCCTACCGTTGGGCCGAGGAATACGGCGTGGGCATCTGCGCGATCGGCATCCGCGTCGATGATGCGCAGCGCGCCTATGACCGTGCTGTCGAACTGGGCGCATGGCCGGCCGAGGCCGAGCCGATCGGCCCGAGTGAATTGGTCATCCCTGCCATCCAGGGCGTGGGCGATACGCACCTGTATTTTGTCGATCGCTGGCGCGGCAAGCACGGCGCCAAGGGCGGTCTGGGCGACATCTCCATCTACGACATCGACTTCCGGCCGCTGGACCCTGCCACCGCGCATGAAGACTGGCACCACGCCGGTGTTGGGCTGGCGCGGGTCGACCACCTGACGCAAACCGTCGGCGCCGGCCGGCTGCAGGATTGGATCGATTTCTATCGCAACCAACTGGGCTTTAGCGAAATCCACGAACTGCACACCAATTGGCATGTCGCGCCGGATTCCCGCGTGATGGTGTCGTCGTGCGGCACGATCCGGATTCCGCTCTACGAAGAAGGCACACACCGCGCCCACCTGATGCACGCCTACCTGCCCGACCACCCCGGCGAAGGCGTGCAACACATTGCACTGGCCACCGACGACATCCTGCACACGGCAGCCGCGCTGGCGGCCAACGGCCTCACCTTTGTCGAGCCGCCGCCGCACTATTACGACACCGTCGATGCACGCCTGCCCGGGCATGGTCTGGATCTCGGTGCCCTGCGCCAGTACGGCATCCTGATCGATGGCGAGATCGTCGACGGTGTGCCCAAGCTGTTCCTGCAGACCTTTGTCAAACGCCACCCGGGCGAAATCTTCTTCGAGATCGTGCAGCGGCGCGGGCACCATGGCTTCGGCGAGGGCAATCTACCCGTGTTGACCGCGGCGGCCTGA